The Rhodocytophaga rosea genome has a segment encoding these proteins:
- a CDS encoding response regulator, with the protein MKKLQSVLLIDDDFASNYLTRTIIQDMDITEKIHTTTNGEEALHFMKQNCLATDTFCPDLILLDVNMPVMDGFEFLEEFYKMSALKHENTTIVMLTTSSNQRDTEKARKYKVACYLEKPLTEDSIRNVLSYRDI; encoded by the coding sequence ATGAAAAAATTACAAAGTGTGTTGCTCATTGATGATGATTTTGCCAGTAACTACCTGACACGTACCATCATTCAGGATATGGATATTACCGAGAAAATCCATACGACTACCAACGGGGAAGAAGCGCTGCATTTTATGAAACAAAATTGCCTGGCTACTGATACTTTTTGCCCTGACTTAATTCTGCTGGATGTGAATATGCCTGTGATGGATGGATTTGAATTCCTGGAAGAATTTTATAAAATGTCGGCCCTCAAACATGAAAATACTACTATTGTGATGCTGACCACTTCCAGTAATCAACGGGATACAGAAAAAGCCCGCAAATATAAAGTTGCCTGTTATCTGGAAAAGCCTCTTACCGAAGATAGTATCCGTAACGTACTTAGTTACCGGGATATATAG
- a CDS encoding CHASE3 domain-containing protein, with protein sequence MQAPEKDLKYYIKIAYVIGFLVLITISSAAYVSFTSLADRNRLVENTNQIIATSASIDNVITQAESAVRGYVLSLDSAYLKPYINSTALIDNELKLIDSLTGNNPVQQKQIQTLRKLIQDRYALFERTIQLREAGNSDNLVKFFSAKPGLRKTEQIQQTFDNIADEESRLLAARTVALNRSIAFTRYLILIVLATTFGIAVFLYFSTKRQLQEREVYAREMDTLNRELATSNEELSTVNEELKSSNEEVAASNEELIVTNEELTLARQLLLNLNTELETKIQERTKSLQRANQAKSILLEREKAALLEAETQRNRLETLFLQAPALLAINKGPDFIYELANPLYLKTFVADQSIDGRPLAEAIPNLEPAVMDILRQVYQTGERFIGKEMPITIDWEHNGKPYTKYFNLIYEPLHESDGKVSGLITFGYEVTEHLMARRKVEESTHLLNEANIALRLNNEQLAEAQKQFQFLAEFMPQLVWRTKPNGDHDYFNQRWYDYTGLTYEETKDKGWALVLHPDDFKRTQQIWSHCLATGEQYEIEYRFKKYDGTYRWFLGRALPMYNENGEIIKWFGTCTDIHEQKILVGHLEQSREELYQKNEQLNRINTDLDNFIYTASHDLKAPVTNIEGLTTMMGNKLRGKLSEPEKELFRMIQLSVTRLKQTIVDLTEITKVQKDVESSVEPLSFPEIFADIKTDIADVIETSGALITTDFKVEQIHFARKNLRSILYNLLTNAIKYKATGRQPEISLATDKVDEYIRLSVRDNGLGIRKDQLDKIFMMFKRAHTHVEGTGIGLYIVKRIIENSGGKITVESQEGVGTTFMIYFKEI encoded by the coding sequence ATGCAAGCGCCCGAAAAAGACCTGAAGTATTATATTAAAATAGCCTATGTGATAGGATTTCTGGTACTTATTACTATTTCATCAGCCGCTTATGTAAGCTTTACTTCATTGGCCGACAGAAACCGCCTGGTAGAAAATACAAACCAGATCATTGCTACCAGTGCCAGTATAGATAATGTAATTACTCAAGCTGAATCTGCTGTTAGGGGGTATGTGCTCAGCCTGGATAGTGCTTATTTAAAGCCGTATATTAACAGCACTGCCCTTATAGATAATGAACTGAAGTTGATTGATTCGCTCACCGGAAATAACCCTGTCCAGCAAAAGCAGATTCAAACCCTGAGAAAACTTATCCAGGACAGATATGCCCTTTTTGAACGGACCATTCAGCTGAGAGAAGCTGGTAATTCAGATAATCTGGTAAAATTTTTTTCTGCCAAACCGGGCTTGAGAAAGACGGAGCAGATTCAGCAAACATTTGATAACATCGCAGACGAAGAAAGCAGACTTCTGGCTGCCAGAACCGTTGCCTTGAATCGTTCTATTGCCTTTACCAGGTACCTTATTTTGATCGTTCTGGCCACTACTTTTGGTATTGCTGTTTTTCTATATTTCTCTACCAAACGGCAATTGCAGGAAAGAGAGGTGTATGCCCGGGAAATGGACACATTAAATAGGGAACTGGCAACCAGCAATGAAGAACTTAGCACCGTGAATGAAGAGCTGAAGTCAAGCAATGAAGAAGTTGCCGCCAGCAATGAGGAATTAATCGTAACCAATGAAGAGCTGACCCTGGCCAGACAACTCCTGCTCAATCTGAATACTGAACTGGAAACCAAGATTCAAGAGCGTACTAAATCCTTGCAAAGAGCAAACCAGGCTAAAAGTATATTACTGGAACGGGAAAAAGCCGCCTTGCTGGAAGCGGAAACACAGCGCAATCGCCTGGAAACTTTGTTCTTACAGGCGCCAGCATTGCTTGCCATAAACAAAGGACCAGATTTTATTTATGAGCTGGCTAATCCTTTGTACCTGAAAACCTTCGTTGCAGACCAGTCGATTGATGGCAGACCTTTGGCAGAAGCAATTCCAAATCTGGAACCTGCTGTTATGGATATTCTCAGGCAGGTGTACCAGACAGGCGAACGTTTTATCGGCAAGGAAATGCCTATCACGATAGATTGGGAACATAATGGAAAACCTTATACAAAGTATTTTAACCTAATATATGAACCTTTGCATGAATCGGATGGCAAAGTATCTGGCTTGATCACATTTGGGTATGAAGTAACCGAACATCTTATGGCCCGCCGAAAAGTGGAGGAAAGTACACATTTGCTCAATGAGGCCAATATAGCCCTCCGGTTAAATAATGAACAGCTGGCCGAAGCCCAAAAACAATTTCAGTTTCTGGCTGAATTTATGCCTCAACTGGTGTGGCGTACCAAACCTAATGGCGATCACGATTATTTTAACCAGCGATGGTACGATTATACCGGCTTAACCTATGAAGAAACCAAAGACAAAGGCTGGGCGCTGGTATTACACCCCGACGATTTTAAACGTACACAGCAAATCTGGAGCCATTGCCTGGCTACTGGTGAACAATATGAAATAGAATACCGCTTTAAAAAATACGATGGAACCTACCGCTGGTTTCTGGGCAGGGCTCTGCCCATGTATAATGAGAATGGAGAAATTATAAAGTGGTTTGGTACCTGTACAGATATTCATGAACAGAAGATACTAGTCGGACATTTAGAGCAATCCAGGGAGGAATTGTATCAGAAAAACGAGCAGCTCAACCGCATTAACACCGACCTGGATAATTTTATATATACAGCTTCCCACGATTTGAAAGCACCCGTTACTAATATTGAAGGCTTAACTACCATGATGGGCAATAAACTCCGTGGGAAGTTAAGTGAGCCGGAAAAAGAACTTTTCCGCATGATCCAGCTTTCAGTAACCAGGCTTAAACAAACCATAGTTGACTTAACGGAAATCACCAAAGTACAGAAAGATGTAGAAAGTTCAGTAGAGCCTTTATCGTTCCCAGAAATATTTGCAGATATCAAAACTGATATTGCCGACGTTATAGAAACATCGGGTGCGCTGATTACTACAGATTTTAAGGTGGAACAAATTCACTTTGCCAGGAAAAATTTAAGAAGTATATTGTATAACCTGCTTACCAATGCCATTAAATACAAAGCAACCGGCCGGCAACCGGAAATTAGCCTTGCTACAGACAAAGTAGATGAATATATACGGTTATCGGTTCGGGATAATGGCCTGGGAATCCGGAAAGATCAGTTAGATAAAATATTTATGATGTTTAAACGGGCACATACCCATGTAGAAGGAACCGGAATCGGGTTATATATCGTAAAAAGAATCATTGAAAACAGTGGAGGTAAAATAACAGTAGAAAGCCAGGAAGGTGTTGGAACCACCTTTATGATTTATTTTAAAGAAATATGA
- a CDS encoding PAS domain-containing sensor histidine kinase — protein sequence MIKLTENAENFFILEQVAEKSAQAFFIFDVTQQHLHYVNPAFEQIWQRSRQSIYPNLHVIMDTIHPEDRVYLSEQYQRLLHHEENKSVECRIVLPDGSLKWVCFTAYLIHQHRTVRYIAGYAEDISKSKEYSYNLLKFNAKKNAVLEIISHDLAAPFNTIQGIAGLIENKLAQQDYTGVQNLLKHIKDSSKRGSDLIRDFVTQEFLESSEVVLNKSRIDIVEKIRLIIEDYKNGQKLIPKQFELTTSHDSIFIELDEMKFVQVLNNLISNAIKFTRDNGTISLHVEEKQDTILITVADNGIGIPKTSQPVLFEKFTKARRPGLRGEKSVGLGMSVIKTIVELHQGTIWFESEEDEGSQFFIEIPKIDQTQ from the coding sequence ATGATAAAACTAACCGAAAATGCTGAAAATTTCTTCATTTTAGAACAGGTAGCAGAAAAATCTGCACAAGCTTTTTTCATATTTGATGTTACTCAGCAACATTTACATTATGTAAATCCTGCCTTTGAACAGATCTGGCAACGGAGCAGGCAATCTATTTATCCAAACCTGCACGTAATTATGGATACGATCCATCCTGAAGACAGGGTGTACTTATCCGAACAATATCAACGTTTGCTTCATCATGAGGAGAACAAAAGTGTAGAATGCCGGATTGTTTTGCCAGATGGTTCACTCAAATGGGTATGTTTTACGGCTTACCTTATCCATCAGCACAGAACGGTCCGGTATATAGCTGGTTATGCCGAAGATATAAGCAAAAGCAAAGAGTACAGCTATAATTTATTAAAGTTCAATGCAAAAAAAAATGCAGTGCTTGAAATAATCTCTCATGACCTGGCTGCCCCTTTTAATACCATACAAGGCATTGCTGGTCTGATAGAAAATAAACTGGCACAACAGGACTATACCGGTGTACAAAATTTATTAAAACACATCAAGGATAGCAGTAAGCGAGGTTCTGATTTGATACGTGATTTTGTGACCCAGGAATTTCTGGAATCTTCTGAAGTAGTGCTTAATAAATCCAGAATTGATATTGTAGAAAAAATCAGGCTGATCATTGAGGATTATAAAAATGGGCAAAAACTCATTCCCAAACAGTTTGAACTCACTACCTCTCATGATTCTATTTTTATAGAATTAGATGAAATGAAATTTGTACAGGTACTCAATAACCTGATTTCCAATGCTATCAAATTTACACGTGACAATGGCACCATCAGCCTGCATGTAGAAGAAAAGCAGGATACCATTCTGATTACGGTTGCCGACAATGGGATCGGTATTCCTAAAACATCGCAGCCGGTATTATTCGAAAAATTCACCAAAGCCCGGAGGCCAGGTTTACGGGGAGAAAAATCTGTTGGATTAGGAATGTCGGTAATAAAAACCATTGTAGAATTGCACCAAGGCACTATCTGGTTTGAAAGTGAAGAAGATGAAGGCAGCCAGTTTTTTATCGAAATACCTAAAATAGATCAGACTCAGTAA
- a CDS encoding VCBS repeat-containing protein — MLQIRYHLFLVCLIILTLSLDACRQKTATDAEKPAKTSETAPSTPPLFTLLPSAETGITFSNNLTEGPNTNVLMYEYFYNGGGVAVGDVNGDGLDDIYFSANMQPNKLYLNKGYMRFEDVTTKAGVAGREGPWKTGVTMADVNGDGLLDIYVCYSGKLPAPKRVNELFINQGKDSTGIPHFAEQASTYGLASTAYSTHALFFDFDKDTDLDLLLLNHNPERLPILDDVSTAHLLKQADTQSGSRLFKNNNNVFTDITKQAGIHSSTLSYGLGAAIADINADGWPDIYIGNDYTVPDYLYINNKNGTFTDKVQAHLGQTSHFSMGNEIADINNDALPDIYTLDMLPEDNRRQKLLFAPDNYEKFDLSLRSGFYYQYMRNMLHINNGNGSFSETGQLSGVSNTDWSWAPLFADYDNDGWKDLFVTNGFTRDFTNMDFMKYMSDFIQQKAGNMVRNDLLQLVHQIPASNVKNYLYKNNSGSTFIDQTTAWGMTAASNSNGAVYADLDNDGDLDLIVNNINSPAFVYQNQAEKLLKRHYLQVKLLGEGKNTSGIGAKIRVHRKGKIQYLEQMPARGYQSSVSPVLHIGLGTEKNIDSLYVTWQSGKTQLLTHVKADTLLVLEEKQARSGKPVAEPVPVPVFEEAQSPLKFVHQASQINDFKRQPLLINPLSYSGPCLVKGDVNGDGLEDVFAGGSAGQAGGLYLQTKTGQFSSKPVAAFEADKLSEDTNALFFDANGDTFPDLYVASGGYHNFMPDDALLQDRLYINDGTGNYTKNKEALPKMHTSTSCVRAADINQDGYLDLFVGGRMIPGSYPEIPRSYLLINDGKGHFKDMTATLAATMQKIGMVTDAAWHDLNGDKQPELIIVGEWMPITVLGLVNGKLSDQTSAYFSKTYSGWWNKLLVEDLNKDGKPDLVIGNQGLNTQCRASEKQPAELYYKDFDDNGSIDPVFCFYIQDKSYPYVTRDELLDQMSIMRTRFKDYKSYADATLNDIFSPEELKGAGHLTANYLQTVLFIQDANGKFQEKALPLEAQLSPVFSITALDYNEDGHEDLLLCGNINKARLRFGKYDANYGVLLKGEGNGNFTYIPQRSSGLQIKGDVRSIVTINNTLLVGINGQPIQAYRKHAKFIQ, encoded by the coding sequence TTGTTACAAATCAGATATCATTTATTCCTTGTCTGTCTGATCATTCTGACTTTGAGTCTGGATGCTTGCAGACAGAAAACGGCTACAGATGCAGAAAAGCCTGCAAAAACGTCTGAAACTGCTCCTTCAACTCCTCCACTTTTTACTTTACTGCCGTCAGCAGAAACCGGAATTACGTTTAGCAATAATTTAACAGAAGGGCCTAACACGAATGTGCTGATGTACGAATACTTTTACAATGGTGGCGGGGTAGCGGTGGGCGATGTAAATGGAGATGGATTGGATGATATTTATTTCTCAGCGAATATGCAACCTAATAAACTGTATCTCAATAAGGGGTATATGCGCTTTGAAGATGTTACAACTAAAGCTGGTGTGGCTGGTAGGGAAGGCCCCTGGAAAACAGGTGTAACCATGGCTGATGTGAATGGAGATGGTTTACTGGATATATATGTATGCTATTCCGGTAAATTGCCAGCTCCTAAGCGGGTAAACGAGTTATTTATTAACCAGGGAAAGGATTCAACAGGCATACCTCATTTTGCAGAGCAGGCCTCAACTTATGGCCTGGCCAGTACTGCTTACAGTACGCATGCACTTTTTTTCGATTTTGATAAAGATACTGATCTTGATCTGCTTTTATTGAATCATAATCCTGAGAGATTACCCATACTCGACGATGTATCTACAGCACATTTATTAAAACAAGCAGATACTCAGAGTGGAAGCCGGTTATTTAAAAATAACAACAATGTTTTTACTGACATTACCAAGCAGGCAGGAATACATAGTTCAACCCTTTCTTATGGCCTTGGAGCTGCTATTGCAGATATCAATGCAGATGGATGGCCAGATATCTATATAGGAAATGATTATACGGTGCCAGATTATCTATATATCAATAACAAAAACGGTACTTTCACTGATAAAGTACAGGCGCATCTGGGACAAACTTCCCACTTCTCTATGGGGAATGAAATAGCAGACATCAACAACGATGCCCTGCCTGATATTTATACCCTGGATATGTTGCCGGAAGATAACCGGAGGCAAAAACTGCTCTTTGCACCAGATAATTATGAAAAATTTGATCTCAGCCTTCGCTCCGGTTTCTATTACCAGTATATGCGCAATATGTTGCATATAAATAATGGCAATGGCTCTTTTTCAGAAACAGGACAATTATCTGGTGTTTCCAATACCGACTGGAGCTGGGCACCTCTTTTTGCTGACTATGACAACGATGGCTGGAAAGACCTGTTTGTAACCAATGGTTTTACCAGGGATTTTACCAATATGGATTTTATGAAATACATGAGCGATTTCATTCAGCAGAAAGCAGGCAATATGGTGCGCAACGATCTGCTACAACTGGTTCACCAGATCCCTGCTTCCAATGTAAAAAACTACCTCTATAAAAATAACAGTGGCTCTACCTTTATAGATCAAACAACAGCCTGGGGAATGACTGCCGCATCTAATAGCAATGGTGCCGTTTATGCAGATTTAGATAATGATGGAGATCTTGACCTGATTGTAAATAATATCAATAGCCCTGCTTTTGTGTATCAGAACCAGGCTGAAAAACTGCTCAAACGCCATTATCTGCAAGTGAAACTGCTGGGAGAAGGGAAAAATACTTCAGGTATCGGTGCCAAAATACGTGTACATCGCAAAGGTAAAATTCAATATCTGGAACAAATGCCAGCAAGAGGCTATCAGTCCAGTGTTTCGCCGGTTTTACATATTGGCTTAGGTACAGAAAAAAATATAGATTCGTTGTATGTAACCTGGCAAAGCGGCAAAACACAGCTCCTGACCCATGTGAAGGCGGATACATTGCTTGTATTGGAGGAAAAACAGGCCAGATCAGGAAAGCCGGTAGCAGAACCTGTTCCGGTTCCGGTATTTGAAGAAGCGCAATCACCCCTCAAGTTTGTACATCAGGCCAGTCAGATAAATGATTTTAAACGCCAGCCTTTGCTGATCAATCCTTTATCATATTCCGGGCCATGCCTGGTAAAAGGCGATGTGAATGGCGATGGCCTGGAAGATGTTTTCGCAGGCGGTAGCGCCGGACAGGCTGGAGGATTGTATCTGCAAACGAAAACCGGGCAGTTTAGCAGCAAACCTGTTGCAGCTTTTGAGGCGGATAAATTAAGTGAAGATACAAATGCCTTGTTCTTCGATGCCAATGGCGATACATTTCCGGACTTATATGTAGCCAGTGGCGGCTACCACAACTTTATGCCCGACGATGCACTGTTGCAGGACAGACTCTATATCAACGATGGGACTGGCAATTATACAAAAAACAAAGAAGCATTGCCGAAAATGCACACCAGCACCAGCTGCGTAAGGGCAGCAGATATAAACCAGGATGGCTACCTGGATTTATTTGTGGGTGGAAGAATGATTCCAGGTAGCTATCCCGAAATACCCAGGAGTTATTTGTTAATCAATGATGGAAAAGGCCATTTTAAAGATATGACCGCTACTCTGGCCGCAACCATGCAGAAGATAGGGATGGTTACCGATGCGGCCTGGCATGACTTGAATGGAGACAAACAACCCGAATTGATTATCGTTGGAGAGTGGATGCCTATAACTGTTCTTGGCCTGGTCAATGGAAAACTCAGCGATCAGACCAGTGCTTATTTTTCTAAAACTTATTCTGGCTGGTGGAATAAATTGCTCGTGGAAGACCTGAATAAAGATGGAAAACCTGATCTGGTGATCGGAAACCAGGGGCTGAATACCCAGTGCCGGGCCAGTGAAAAACAGCCAGCTGAATTGTACTACAAGGATTTTGATGACAATGGTTCCATTGATCCTGTTTTCTGTTTCTATATTCAGGATAAATCGTATCCCTACGTAACCCGCGATGAATTACTCGACCAGATGAGCATTATGCGTACCCGTTTTAAAGATTATAAAAGCTATGCAGATGCTACGCTAAACGATATATTTTCACCGGAAGAACTAAAAGGAGCAGGCCACTTAACGGCAAACTATCTGCAAACTGTTTTATTTATCCAGGATGCTAATGGGAAATTCCAGGAAAAGGCACTACCACTGGAGGCGCAGCTTTCGCCGGTTTTTAGTATTACTGCTCTGGATTATAATGAAGATGGCCATGAAGATCTGCTGCTGTGTGGCAATATTAATAAAGCCCGTTTGCGTTTCGGAAAGTATGATGCCAATTATGGCGTATTACTCAAAGGGGAGGGCAATGGAAATTTTACCTATATTCCCCAACGCAGCTCCGGATTACAGATTAAAGGAGATGTCAGAAGTATAGTTACTATTAATAATACCTTACTGGTTGGGATTAATGGCCAGCCAATTCAGGCTTACCGCAAACATGCAAAGTTTATTCAATAA
- a CDS encoding RagB/SusD family nutrient uptake outer membrane protein — protein MKKILNYIVVMVISGAVLLGCKDDFLNTQPLDKAPGTAVWSDAALADAAVTELYNGLRDGILDQQNMETITDNALYNFGKQDIMESIISPANTGWVNDTYAWGNMYAMIRAANLALQNLAVPKFESTNGIADRLKGESYFMRAYFYNQMLRYYGAVPIVKTPYLLGDPDYTIARNTYEECVNFIVSDLDSAALLLQGKSMEAGRATYGAALALKARVLTYAASDLHDIPAASAKSGLIAGYSNKELLGYTSGDQAARWQKAKDAAKAVIDLNQYGYSLDLAAPVTPEQGRQNYTNMYLSTGGGEKDGIFIRYFNDLKSEDGAWFARNNMPNGYHGWTSSEPTQNLVDDYEMMDGTKFDWTNPAHAAAPYDNRDPRFYATVLYDGAPFKTRTPDGKGIDPRGEIQMGTYQIGSAASPTVHQGLDTRQSSIENWNGTRTGYGIRKFINNTIDNVTFQDQNTRQSVPSPQIRFTEIVFHYIEACIELGEEAEALAWLNKIRFRAGMPAVDDSGPALMDRYRNEKNVEMAFEEQRFYDARRWMIAPETLGQKARIIRISGTLKPGKTVPAYAYSKDNYTYTYTVQDIDPGVENRKWDDKMYFMPIHRDEMNRNNKLVNNPGHQQ, from the coding sequence ATGAAAAAAATACTAAATTATATTGTAGTCATGGTGATTTCTGGAGCCGTCCTGCTAGGTTGTAAGGATGACTTCTTAAATACACAGCCCCTGGATAAAGCTCCGGGAACGGCAGTCTGGAGCGATGCTGCACTTGCTGATGCCGCTGTTACAGAATTGTATAATGGCTTACGTGATGGAATACTGGACCAGCAGAATATGGAAACCATTACAGATAATGCCTTGTACAATTTTGGCAAACAGGATATTATGGAATCTATTATTAGCCCTGCCAATACCGGATGGGTAAACGATACGTATGCCTGGGGTAATATGTACGCTATGATCCGGGCAGCAAATCTTGCCTTACAAAACCTGGCAGTGCCTAAATTTGAAAGTACAAATGGAATTGCTGACCGGTTGAAAGGAGAAAGTTATTTTATGAGAGCTTATTTTTACAACCAGATGCTGCGTTATTATGGAGCAGTTCCTATTGTAAAAACACCATATCTTTTAGGCGATCCGGATTATACCATAGCCAGAAATACTTATGAGGAGTGTGTGAACTTTATTGTGAGCGACCTGGATTCAGCTGCTCTGCTCTTACAGGGCAAATCTATGGAAGCAGGACGTGCAACTTATGGCGCTGCACTGGCTTTGAAAGCCCGTGTGCTAACCTATGCAGCCAGCGACCTGCATGATATTCCTGCTGCCAGTGCTAAATCTGGTTTAATAGCTGGGTATTCCAATAAAGAATTACTAGGGTATACCAGTGGTGATCAGGCAGCCAGATGGCAAAAGGCCAAAGATGCTGCTAAAGCTGTAATCGATCTGAATCAATATGGCTATTCACTTGATTTAGCTGCCCCGGTTACCCCTGAACAAGGCCGCCAGAATTACACAAATATGTATCTTTCTACAGGTGGTGGCGAGAAAGATGGAATATTTATCAGATATTTTAATGATTTAAAAAGTGAAGACGGCGCCTGGTTTGCCCGCAATAACATGCCTAATGGCTATCACGGCTGGACCTCCTCTGAGCCTACTCAAAACCTGGTAGATGATTATGAAATGATGGATGGTACCAAATTCGACTGGACTAATCCTGCACATGCCGCTGCCCCTTACGACAATAGAGATCCACGTTTTTATGCTACTGTATTGTATGATGGTGCACCCTTTAAGACCCGCACCCCCGATGGAAAAGGTATAGATCCAAGAGGTGAGATACAAATGGGTACATACCAGATAGGAAGTGCCGCCAGTCCAACTGTTCACCAGGGACTGGATACCCGGCAAAGCTCTATAGAAAACTGGAATGGAACCCGTACCGGATATGGAATACGGAAATTTATCAACAATACCATTGATAACGTAACTTTTCAGGATCAGAATACCAGACAGTCAGTGCCTTCTCCTCAGATCAGGTTTACAGAAATTGTGTTCCATTACATAGAAGCTTGTATTGAATTAGGTGAAGAAGCAGAAGCGTTGGCATGGTTAAACAAAATCCGTTTCCGGGCCGGCATGCCTGCTGTTGATGATTCCGGACCTGCTTTGATGGATCGTTACAGAAATGAGAAGAATGTAGAAATGGCCTTTGAAGAGCAACGTTTCTATGATGCCCGCCGCTGGATGATTGCGCCTGAAACTCTTGGCCAGAAAGCAAGAATTATCAGAATTTCCGGTACACTGAAACCAGGAAAAACGGTACCAGCGTATGCGTATAGCAAAGATAATTATACATATACTTATACTGTGCAGGATATAGATCCGGGCGTAGAAAACCGTAAGTGGGACGATAAAATGTACTTCATGCCTATTCACCGGGATGAAATGAACAGAAATAATAAATTAGTTAACAATCCTGGTCACCAACAGTAA